Proteins co-encoded in one Vicia villosa cultivar HV-30 ecotype Madison, WI unplaced genomic scaffold, Vvil1.0 ctg.001605F_1_1, whole genome shotgun sequence genomic window:
- the LOC131635980 gene encoding uncharacterized protein LOC131635980, translated as MLRSEEQFIHAEIWGLDKQLQYVVTIFYASNQGDKRAKLWKDIEHLGSNIDKPWNVIGDFNNVVSIQDRIGGNKVMEKEYKELGDMMHNTGLFEATTFGPHFTWSNKHREGTIYSRIDHMLGNFEWFQKFHEAKVYVMNPHISDHAPIKVDYQKHVKRKLRMFKFLNSVVLEPSFLQVVATSWNQNVKGPAMYKMWRKLSMLQRNLKPLIRKYSDIQLQILKARHELELAQDNLSHNLFDKTALDRVKIFTDQVIQLNQMEETILMQKAKVDWLKLGDNNNAYFHASIREKNKQKAMYSLQALDGRELESQEETEQEILDLYGKLFGLRNQTSAGIDILAIRSGKSISREEGLSLIRLVTNDDIKEALHSIGNNKALGVDGFNAFSSNLLGKLLAVMFLKQLENSLKQDPFTSPSIAPWLPSSLNPKKLKLLKT; from the coding sequence ATGCTTAGGTCTGAGGAGCAGTTTATTCATGCTGAGATTTGGGGTCTGGATAAACAGCTGCAATATGTGGTGACTATCTTTTATGCGTCTAACCAAGGGGATAAAAGAGCTAAATTATGGAAGGATATTGAGCACTTGGGGAGTAACATTGATAAGCCTTGGAATGTGATAGGAGACTTTAATAATGTTGTTTCTATTCAAGATAGGATTGGTGGCAATAAGGTTATGGAGAAAGAGTACAAAGAGCTGGGGGATATGATGCATAATACAGGGCTCTTTGAAGCGACAACCTTTGGCCCTCATTTCACATGGTCAAATAAGCATAGAGAAGGGACCATTTACTCTAGAATAGACCATATGCTTGGAAATTTTGAGTGGTTCCAAAAATTCCATGAGGCTAAGGTGTATGTTATGAATCCTCATATTTCTGACCATGCTCCCATCAAAGTTGATTACCAAAAGCACGTAAAGAGGAAGTTGAGGATGTTTAAATTCTTGAACAGTGTGGTCCTGGAACCTTCCTTTCTGCAGGTTGTTGCCACCAGCTGGAACCAAAATGTTAAGGGTCCTGCCATGTACAAAATGTGGAGAAAGCTGAGTATGTTGCAGAGAAATTTGAAACCTCTGATCAGGAAGTACTCTGACATTCAACTCCAGATCCTGAAGGCTAGGCACGAGTTAGAATTGGCTCAAGATAACTTGTCCCATAATCTGTTTGATAAAACCGCGTTGGATCGAGTTAAGATTTTCACTGATCAAGTTATTCAGTTAAACCAGATGGAGGAAACTATCCTTATGCAAAAAGCTAAAGTGGATTGGCTTAAGTTGGGAGATAATAATAATGCATACTTTCATGCATCTATTAGGGAGAAAAATAAGCAAAAAGCGATGTACTCTCTGCAGGCCCTCGATGGTCGTGAGTTGGAGTCCCAAGAAGAGACTGAGCAAGAGATTCTAGATTTATATGGCAAGCTGTTTGGTTTGAGGAACCAGACCTCTGCGGGTATTGATATCTTGGCTATCAGGAGCGGCAAATCCATTAGTAGAGAAGAGGGTCTATCTTTGATTAGGCTTGTGACTAATGATGATATTAAAGAGGCTTTACATAGTATAGGTAACAATAAAGCGTTGGGTGTTGATGGTTTTAATGCTTTTTCTTCAAATCTGCTTGGCAAATTATTGGCGGTGATGTTTCTCAAGCAATTAGAGAATTCTTTGAAACAGGATCCCTTTACAAGCCCCTCAATTGCTCCCTGGTTACCCTCATCCCTAAATCCCAAGAAGCTAAAACTATTAAAGACATGA
- the LOC131635997 gene encoding protein argonaute 5, with amino-acid sequence MSRRGGGNHSENRRSQPSPAHSQQSSVNAAGSGRGSGGRGSRGGRTAGPPPSYAPAPVTSPPSVAAVRPSVAAPVASSSSAPISIESLTAEVQQKVTLESAPSSQKAVRFPNRPGYGQLGRKIQVRANHFQLRVGDKDLHHYDVSISPEITSKKVCREIINQLVKMYKESQLDNRIPAYDGSKSLYTAGPLPFTSKVFVVNLTDENRGSSSDSERKKRDREFKVTIKFATKPDLYHLTQFLRRLQLDCPYNTIQALDIALRATSSEKYIVAGRSFFSPSLGQPGPLGGGTEYYRGFYQSIRPTQMGLSLNIDVSSRAFYEPILVTEFVRKHFNLNFSRALSDQDRLKIRKVLRGVKVRLSHSGKIRSCKVAGLSREPLKDLTFTLEDNANRKKVIDYFHEKYNIVLKYPLLPALQAGTDSRPTYFPMELCQIEPGQRYSKRLNEEQVTALLKATCQRPPQRESDIKHIVMQHRFNADNVAKEFGINVREELALVDARVLPPPTLKYCGTGSESKIDPRMGAWNMINKKMVDAGKVQFWTCVCFSQRMDPTQFCDQLVNMCQSRGMRFNPDPLVPIFPGNPNQIEKELVELNKRCKETLVRTKQEGRLQLLIIILPDFKGRSYDKIKRVCETELGIISQCCQPKQAIKMNKQYLENLSLKINVKCGGRNTVLNDAFEKRIALVSDRPTIIFGADVTHPQPGEDSSPSIAAVVASMDWPWVTKYRGIVSAQNHREEIIQDLYKTIVHPQKGVQFGGMIRELILAFHKSTRLKPARIIFYRDGVSEGQFSQVLLYEMDAIRKACNSIEEGYLPPVTFVVVQKRHHTRLFPLNERETDRSGNIMPGTVVDTSICHPREFDFYLNSHAGIQGTSRPTHYHVLFDENRFTADQLQSFTNNLCYTYARCTRSVSIVPPAYYAHLLAFRARYYISEVENSDSGSASGNRNATNVAPTPILPSVLDNIKDVMFYC; translated from the exons atgtctcgccgcggtggaggaaatcattctgaaaatcgccggagtcaaccatctcctgcacattctcaacaatcatccgtcAATGCTGCAGGATCGGGCCGTGGTAgtggtggccgtggctctcgcggtggtCGTACTGCCGGTCCTCCTCCGTCGTATGCTCCAGCACCAGTTACCTCTCCTCCATCTGTTGCAGCTGTTCGTCCATCCGTTGCAGCGCCTGTTGCTTCCTCGAGCTCGGCTCCGATTTCCATTGAGAGCCTGACTGCGGAAGTTCAACAAAAGGTTACTCTAGAGTCTGCTCCTTCGTCTcagaaggcggttaggttccctaaccgacctggttacggtcaattgggaaggaaaattcaagttcgtgctaatcattttcagttgcgagtgggtgataaggatctacaccactatgat GTATCTATTTCTCCAGAGATTACTTCAAAAAAAGTGTGTAGAGAAATCATCAACCAGTTAGTGAAAATGTATAAGGAATCCCAGTTAGATAACCGCATACCTGCTTACGATGGGAGTAAAAGCCTGTATACTGCTGGCCCATTACCTTTTACTTCCAAGGTTTTTGTGGTTAACTTGACAGATGAAAATAGAGGGTCCTCTTCTGATTCTGAAAG GAAGAAGCGTGATCGGGAGTTTAAGGTTACTATAAAGTTTGCTACCAAGCCGGATCTCTACCACCTTACTCAGTTTCTCCGTCGGTTGCAGCTGGATTGTCCTTATAACACCATTCAAGCTCTTGACATTGCTTTGAGGGCAACATCATCTGAAAA GTATATTGTTGCTGGGAGATCTTTTTTCTCTCCGAGTTTGGGGCAACCGGGTCCTCTTGGTGGGGGGACGGAGTATTATAGAGGTTTCTATCAAAGCATTAGGCCAACTCAAatggggctttccctcaacatag ATGTATCTTCAAGAGCTTTTTATGAACCAATTCTTGTCACTGAATTTGTTCGCAAgcattttaatttgaatttttcaagGGCACTGTCTGATCAAGATCGTCTCAAG ATCAGGAAAGTCTTGAGAGGTGTCAAGGTAAGACTATCTCATAGTGGGAAAATAAGGAGTTGCAAGGTGGCCGGTCTCTCAAGAGAACCACTCAAAGACCTAAC GTTCACTCTTGAAGACAATGCGAATAGGAAAAAAGTAATTGATTATTTCCATGAGAAATACAATATTGTATTAAAGTATCCACTTCTTCCTGCTCTCCAAGCTGGAACTGACTCGAGACCTACTTATTTCCCCATGGAG CTCTGTCAAATTGAGCCTGGACAGAGGTACTCCAAAAGATTGAATGAAGAACAAGTAACTGCTCTTTTAAAGGCTACTTGTCAGCGTCCTCCTCAGAGAGAAAGTGATATTAAACAT ATTGTGATGCAACACCGTTTCAACGCGGATAATGTTGCGAAAGAATTTGGAATAAATGTTAGGGAAGAGCTTGCCCTTGTTGATGCTCGCGTGTTACCTCCTCCAACG CTCAAATATTGTGGAACTGGAAGTGAATCAAAAATTGACCCTCGGATGGGTGCATGGAATATGATTAATAAG AAAATGGTTGATGCCGGCAAGGTGCAGTTTTGGACTTGCGTTTGCTTTTCACAAAGAATGGACCCAACTCAATTTTGTGACCAATTGGTTAATATGTGTCAAAGCAGGGGAATG CGTTTCAACCCAGATCCTTTGGTACCAATATTCCCAGGGAATCCAAATCAAATTGAAAAAGAGCTTGTTGAACTTAATAAGAGGTGCAAGGAAACACTTGTTAGGACAAAGCAGGAGGGAAGGTTGCAGTTATTGATTATAATTTTGCCTGATTTTAAGGGTAGATCATATG ATAAGATAAAGCGTGTATGTGAGACTGAATTGGGAATAATTTCCCAATGCTGTCAACCCAAACAAGCAATAAAGATGAATAAACAATATCTTGAAAATTTGTCTTTAAAAATCAATGTCAAG TGTGGAGGCCGTAACACGGTGTTGAATGATGCATTTGAGAAAAGAATTGCCCTTGTAAGTGATAGACCAACAATAATATTTGGTGCTGATGTAACACATCCTCAGCCAGGAGAAGACTCAAGTCCTTCTATAGCTGCA GTGGTTGCATCAATGGATTGGCCTTGGGTCACAAAGTATAGGGGAATTGTTTCTGCGCAGAATCATCGTGAGGAGATAATTCAAGATCTTTATAAAACAATAGTGCATCCGCAGAAGGGAGTTCAGTTTGGTGGCATGATAAG ggaGTTAATCTTGGCTTTTCACAAATCAACTAGGCTTAAGCCTGCGAGGATTATATTTTACAG AGATGGAgtaagtgagggacagttcagtCAGGTTTTGCTTTATGAAATGGATGCAATTCGGAAG gcTTGTAACTCAATAGAGGAAGGGTATCTACCTCCAGTGACTTTTGTAGTGGTCCAAAAGAGACATCACACTCGTCTCTTTCCTCTCAACGAAAGAGAGACAGATAGAAGTGGAAATATTATGCCAG GGACTGTGGTAGACACCAGCATTTGCCACCCTAGGGAATTTGATTTCTATCTTAACAGCCATGCTGGAATTCAG GGGACTAGTCGACCAACGCATTACCACGTGTTGTTTGATGAAAATAGGTTCACTGCAGATCAGCTTCAGAGCTTTACTAATAACTTATGCTACAC CTATGCAAGGTGTACTCGATCTGTATCAATAG TTCCTCCAGCTTATTATGCACACTTGCTAGCTTTCCGCGCAAGATACTACATCAGTGAAGTCGAAAATTCTGATTCTGGGTCTGCAAGTGGGAATAGGAATGCCACCAACGTTGCGCCGACGCCGATCCTGCCATCTGTTTTGGATAACATCAAAGATGTAATGTTTTACTGTTGA